The following nucleotide sequence is from Candidatus Zixiibacteriota bacterium.
GTGAGGATTATCACCCGCCCCATTGAATCGCTGGTGGAGGTTACCGACAAAATTTCCAAAGGCGACTTAAGCAAGACCGTGGAGGTTCACTGGCAGGATGAGATAGGGCTTCTGGCGGAATCATTCAACCGGATGATTGCTTCGCTTAAAAAATCGCAGGAAGAGATTGAGGAGTACAACCGCACTCTGGAGGAGAAGATTATTGAGCGAACGACGGAACTGGAGGAAGCGCAGGCGCAACTGATACAGACGGAAAAAATGGCCGCAATCGGTCAACTGGCGGCCGGTGTCGCCCACGAACTGAATAATCCTCTCGGCGGCATACTGGGATACTCGCAGTTCGCCCTGGAGAAAATTCAGACAAAGAAGTTGAGCGAATTCACCCCCAAAGACCAGGAGTCGTTTAGTCGCTACCTTAAAGATATTGAGACCCAGTCGCGCCGCTGCAAAGCGATTGTGCAGAATCTTCTGAAATTCTCTCGGACCTCTCAGACGGTGGAGTTCCTGGAGACCGATATCAACCAGGTATTGGAGGAGACGCTTACCTTTATTGACCATCAATTGATGATGAACCAGATAACCTTGCGCAAGTATTATGACCGCAACCTGCCGAAAGCGCAGGGGAATCCCGGTCAGCTGCAGCAGGTATTTACCAATATTATTATCAATGCCATGCATGCCTCCAAACCGGGCTCGGAAATTCTTCTCTCGACCCGTTTTCTGCCGCCTCTGGGAGAGTTCTCGGGAGCCGTTGAGATAGCCGTAACCGACCATGGCCACGGCATCAGCGAAGAGAACCTCAAGAAGATTTTTGAACCGTTCTTCACCACCAAAGAAATCGGCAAGGGGACCGGATTAGGCCTTTCGGTCAGCTATGGCATTGTCAAAGAGCATGGCGGCGAAATCAAAGTAAAATCGCGGGTGGGCGAGGGGACCACCTTTACCATAATTATTCCGCTGGAGAAACGCGGGGCTCCGGTCGATAAAGTACTTGATAAGTAAAGACTTTGGAAACGCTCTCGGGAACCGACAATTTTATGGACGAAGTCAATAAAAAGAGCATCCTCATCGTTGATGACGAAGCGGTCATGCGCGATTTTCTTTTTGACGTGCTGGAGGATTTCGCGGTCGAAAAAGCCTCCGATGGCGATGAAGCGATTGCCAAGATTAGAGAACGGGCATATGACCTGATTATCACCGATATGAAGATGCCCCGTGTCTCCGGCGAGGAAGTAGTCAAATTCGCGCGGGAAACCTATCCGGATACTCCGATAATTATAATTTCGGGATATTCCAGCCTTTCCTCGGTCGGTATTGCTCTCGGCTACGGCGTCTGCGCTTTCCTTTCGAAGCCGTTTACAATTAAGCAGCTGCGCGCTGAAGTGGATAAATCGCTCCGCAGCGACCACCGCAGCGCCGGAGGGGGCGCCCATGCCTGAAAGAATGCTGGTAATTGACGATGCCCCGGTTATTCGCTCTTTTCTTGAAGAGGTTCTGCGCGATATGGGCTTCGAGGTCGATGTCGCCGAGAACGGGCGTGACGGCTTCGAACTGGCGAAAAAGAGGGATTACGCCATAATTTTCTGTGATGTCCATATGCCGATATTAAACGGCTTGCAGACGGTCATTGCCATTAAGAAACTGAAGCCGGAGTCGCGCATTGTGATGACCGATTCCTTCCCGGACCGCCAGGCGGAGCAGGCGGCGCGGGCGGGAGCTTATTGCTGTTTAACCAAGCCGTTTGACCTGGAAGAATTGAAGTCAATCATTGCCAATGCTTTAAAAGTTAAAGCTATTCGTTGACGTGTCAGATTCGATAAAAATAGACGGGCGCTCGCCCCGCATTCTGGTGGTGGACGATGAAGAAATCGTTCTCTCGCTGGTGAAGGATGCCCTTGAAGATGCCGGCTACGAAATTGAGCTGGCGTCGGGAGGACTGGAAGCCCTTCGCAAACTGGAGCGGGAGCATTTCGATTTCATTCTGACTGATATTCGTATGCCGGAATGCGACGGCCTGGAGCTGGCGAAAAGAGCCCGCGAAAAAGTGCCGGCCATCGGGGTTATTTTCATGACCGGCTACGCCAATCTGAATTCCGCCAAGGATGCCATCAAAGAAGGGGCTTATGATTATATCATGAAGCCGTTCGAATTGAATGAGATTCGTCAGGCGGTCAAAGGGGCGATTCGCAAGAGGCAGAAAGATGCCGAGAAAACTTTAGCCGGGCAACTGGGACGTCTCAGTGACTTGAATCAATTGATGTACACCGTGGGTGACAAGAAATCGCTTTTGCGGCTTTCACTCGGGTTTGCCCTTATGCAGGGGAAGACGGCGCGGGGAGC
It contains:
- a CDS encoding ATP-binding protein, with translation MSLLTRLRRFSLREKFVAVVFLVIVVSMFIISGYLIKRQNEIYHLELGRRGQTLVANLAYNAEYGVILESPEELENLIKGVTRADDIIYVAITAVDGRILAESGENPLQDARLTLEHRSPDSTLHSGCVSMKHYQSSKGVEFVLLTYPVTTRRATVSKENLGAVSSPSGASEQADTEVIGEVLMGITLDNLQKEVTKSQTAAILLTLMVVFSAIIIMTAFVRIITRPIESLVEVTDKISKGDLSKTVEVHWQDEIGLLAESFNRMIASLKKSQEEIEEYNRTLEEKIIERTTELEEAQAQLIQTEKMAAIGQLAAGVAHELNNPLGGILGYSQFALEKIQTKKLSEFTPKDQESFSRYLKDIETQSRRCKAIVQNLLKFSRTSQTVEFLETDINQVLEETLTFIDHQLMMNQITLRKYYDRNLPKAQGNPGQLQQVFTNIIINAMHASKPGSEILLSTRFLPPLGEFSGAVEIAVTDHGHGISEENLKKIFEPFFTTKEIGKGTGLGLSVSYGIVKEHGGEIKVKSRVGEGTTFTIIIPLEKRGAPVDKVLDK
- a CDS encoding response regulator: MPERMLVIDDAPVIRSFLEEVLRDMGFEVDVAENGRDGFELAKKRDYAIIFCDVHMPILNGLQTVIAIKKLKPESRIVMTDSFPDRQAEQAARAGAYCCLTKPFDLEELKSIIANALKVKAIR
- a CDS encoding response regulator, producing the protein MDEVNKKSILIVDDEAVMRDFLFDVLEDFAVEKASDGDEAIAKIRERAYDLIITDMKMPRVSGEEVVKFARETYPDTPIIIISGYSSLSSVGIALGYGVCAFLSKPFTIKQLRAEVDKSLRSDHRSAGGGAHA